In a single window of the Pseudopipra pipra isolate bDixPip1 chromosome 21, bDixPip1.hap1, whole genome shotgun sequence genome:
- the LOC135425265 gene encoding kinesin-like protein KIF12 isoform X2, protein MEPEGERGGEPQTDRRPGTLPRGQERPSPGEEREGPVEGRETRLRVVLRVRPLTCTETRRGDRRVVHSLGDGAVHVSAAKHDATFGFSAVFDASASQEAVFEGSGMRQLVELAIDGFSCTVFAFGQTGSGKTYTLMGPLTQSETQPASPALLGLMQRSFACLLEQSRSRGSDLALSASYLEIYNEQVRDLLSPGPPCALPLRWSKTRGFYVENQLSVDFESLEAIVSLLLQGSQRRRTSAHALNRHSSRSHALLTIHIRSRAPSTCPSKQGTLCFVDLAGSERVKETGSSGELSVEANSINRSLLALGHCISLLAKPRGKWTHIPYRDSKLTRLLARSLGGSGITLMVACISPSSRCLSETLSTLHYASRAGMVTTRPLANRVSREKLLQTLEEEIHALKLENLSLRQQLCLPRVPVRSTEVPGNPPKACLSWGGRYGPAGLHHLPLERQLPSEGTPAWPSLYGLLRDFVVENEHMRQPWLSPDPSGDIPDGPSHRATRSSCDSQPLLRSAHAPQIPPGHSTRLQQTNTTSASIPRLPKLPPASGRSSCPGCPQCCPGPADATVSQVLPVPPMPQLASPEGNAGVLPLRQEDTALPGSHQLHRHPQPHQGKRSQGRSRSLSQQHPLPRELPGPERGPSPEGRVIPSAPPWPGLPETRAAGTVPLLQWEEALDWLAEQI, encoded by the exons ATGGAGCCAgagggggagcggggcggggagcCCCAGACGGACCGCCGGCCCGGAACGCTCCCACGGGGCCAGGAGAGACC GAGTCCCGGAGAGGAGCGGGAGGGCCCCGTGGAGGGCAGAGAGACGCGGCTGAGGGTGGTGCTAAG GGTCCGACCACTGACCTGTACGGAGACACGGCGAGGTGACCGGCGGGTTGTGCATAGCCTCGGTGACGGTGCGGTCCAC GTGAGCGCGGCCAAGCACGATGCCACCTTTGGGTTCAGCGCCGTGTTCGACGCCAGCGCCTCACAGGAGGCTGTGTTCGAAGGCAGCGGGATGAGGCAGCTGGTGGAGCTGGCGATAGATGG CTTCTCCTGCACCGTATTTGCCTTCGGGCAGACAGGTTCGGGGAAGACCTACACCCTGATGGGACCCCTCACCCAG AGTGAGACCCAGCCGGCGTCTCCGGCCCTGCTGGGGCTGATGCAGAGGTCCTTCGCCTGCCTCCTGGAGCAGAGCCGGAGCCGTGGCTCAGACCTGGCTCTCAGTGCTTCCTACCTCGAGATCTACAACGAGCAG GTCCGGGACCTGCTGAGCCCGGGGCCGCCGTGCGCTCTGCCCCTGCGGTGGAGCAAAACCCGCGGCTTCTACGTGGAGAACCAGCTCAGCGTGGACTTCGAGAGCCTGGAGGCCATTGTCAGCCTGCTCCTGCAAG GATCCCAGAGGCGACGAACCTCAGCGCATGCCCTCAACAGGCACTCGAGCCGCAGCCATGCTCTTCTGACCATCCACATCCGCAGCCGGGCT cccagcacctgcCCCAGCAAGCAGGGCACACTCTGCTTCGTGGACCTGGCCGGCAGCGAGCGGGTGAAGGAGACCGGCTCCAGCGGGGAGCTCTCTGTGGAGGCCAACAGCATCAACCGCAGCCTCCTGGCACTGG GACATTGCATCTCTCTGTTGGCCAAGCCCCGAGGGAAGTGGACACACATCCCATACCGGGACAGCAAGCTCACCCGGCTGCTGGCCCGCTCCCTGGGCGGCTCGGGCATCACCCTGATG GTCGCCTGCATCTCTCCATCCTCACGCTGCCTCTCAGAGACACTGAGTACACTGCACTATGCCAGCCGGGCTGGGATGGTCACCACCAGACCCCTGGCCAACAGG GTGTCCcgggagaagctgctgcaaacCTTGGAGGAAGAAATCCATGCCCTAAAGCTGGAAAACCTCTCCCTGCGCCAgcagctgtgcctgcccagggTGCCAGTGAGGAGCACAGAGGTCCCAGGGAACCCTCCAAAAGCTTGcctgagctggggaggcaggTACGGCCCCGCAGGGCTGCATCACCTCCCTCTTGAAAGGCAGCTCCCTTCGGAGGGAACACCAGCCTGGCCCAGCCTTTACGGTCTCCTGCGGGATTTCGTGGTGGAGAATGAGCACATGAG gcagccctggtTGTCCCCAGACCCCAGTGGTGACATCCCAGATGGCCCTTCCCACAGAGCCACCCGCAGCTCCTGTGAcagccagcccctgctccgGAGTGCCCAcgccccccaaatcccccctggCCACTCCACAAGGCTCCAACAGACCAACACAACGTCTGCCTCCATCCCCCGGCTGCCG AAGCTGCCTCCTGCCTCCGGCCgctccagctgcccagggtgCCCACAGTGCTGTCCTGGGCCAGCTGATGCCACCGTGTCCCAG gtactgccagtgccccccatgCCACAGCTGGCTTCCCCCGAGGGAAATGCTGGTGTTCTGCCCCTCAGACAGGaggacacagctctgcctggctcccATCAGCTCCACAGGCACCCCCAGCCACACCAGGGAAAGCG GAGCCAGGGCAGAAGCAGGAGCTTGTCTCAGCAGCACCCACTCCCTCGGGAGCTCCCAGGCCCAGAGCGCGGTCCCAGCCCTGAGGGAAGGGTCATCCCTTCGGCACCACCATGGCCAGGATTGCCAGAGACCAGAG ctgccgGCACTGTCCCTCTCCTCCAGTGGGAAGAGGCACTGGACTGGCTGGCAGAGCAGATCTGA
- the LOC135425265 gene encoding kinesin-like protein KIF12 isoform X3, giving the protein MEPEGERGGEPQTDRRPGTLPRGQERPSPGEEREGPVEGRETRLRVVLRVRPLTCTETRRGDRRVVHSLGDGAVHVSAAKHDATFGFSAVFDASASQEAVFEGSGMRQLVELAIDGFSCTVFAFGQTGSGKTYTLMGPLTQSETQPASPALLGLMQRSFACLLEQSRSRGSDLALSASYLEIYNEQVRDLLSPGPPCALPLRWSKTRGFYVENQLSVDFESLEAIVSLLLQGSQRRRTSAHALNRHSSRSHALLTIHIRSRAPSTCPSKQGTLCFVDLAGSERVKETGSSGELSVEANSINRSLLALGHCISLLAKPRGKWTHIPYRDSKLTRLLARSLGGSGITLMVACISPSSRCLSETLSTLHYASRAGMVTTRPLANRVSREKLLQTLEEEIHALKLENLSLRQQLCLPRVPVRSTEVPGNPPKACLSWGGRYGPAGLHHLPLERQLPSEGTPAWPSLYGLLRDFVVENEHMRQPWLSPDPSGDIPDGPSHRATRSSCDSQPLLRSAHAPQIPPGHSTRLQQTNTTSASIPRLPKLPPASGRSSCPGCPQCCPGPADATVSQLASPEGNAGVLPLRQEDTALPGSHQLHRHPQPHQGKRSQGRSRSLSQQHPLPRELPGPERGPSPEGRVIPSAPPWPGLPETRAAGTVPLLQWEEALDWLAEQI; this is encoded by the exons ATGGAGCCAgagggggagcggggcggggagcCCCAGACGGACCGCCGGCCCGGAACGCTCCCACGGGGCCAGGAGAGACC GAGTCCCGGAGAGGAGCGGGAGGGCCCCGTGGAGGGCAGAGAGACGCGGCTGAGGGTGGTGCTAAG GGTCCGACCACTGACCTGTACGGAGACACGGCGAGGTGACCGGCGGGTTGTGCATAGCCTCGGTGACGGTGCGGTCCAC GTGAGCGCGGCCAAGCACGATGCCACCTTTGGGTTCAGCGCCGTGTTCGACGCCAGCGCCTCACAGGAGGCTGTGTTCGAAGGCAGCGGGATGAGGCAGCTGGTGGAGCTGGCGATAGATGG CTTCTCCTGCACCGTATTTGCCTTCGGGCAGACAGGTTCGGGGAAGACCTACACCCTGATGGGACCCCTCACCCAG AGTGAGACCCAGCCGGCGTCTCCGGCCCTGCTGGGGCTGATGCAGAGGTCCTTCGCCTGCCTCCTGGAGCAGAGCCGGAGCCGTGGCTCAGACCTGGCTCTCAGTGCTTCCTACCTCGAGATCTACAACGAGCAG GTCCGGGACCTGCTGAGCCCGGGGCCGCCGTGCGCTCTGCCCCTGCGGTGGAGCAAAACCCGCGGCTTCTACGTGGAGAACCAGCTCAGCGTGGACTTCGAGAGCCTGGAGGCCATTGTCAGCCTGCTCCTGCAAG GATCCCAGAGGCGACGAACCTCAGCGCATGCCCTCAACAGGCACTCGAGCCGCAGCCATGCTCTTCTGACCATCCACATCCGCAGCCGGGCT cccagcacctgcCCCAGCAAGCAGGGCACACTCTGCTTCGTGGACCTGGCCGGCAGCGAGCGGGTGAAGGAGACCGGCTCCAGCGGGGAGCTCTCTGTGGAGGCCAACAGCATCAACCGCAGCCTCCTGGCACTGG GACATTGCATCTCTCTGTTGGCCAAGCCCCGAGGGAAGTGGACACACATCCCATACCGGGACAGCAAGCTCACCCGGCTGCTGGCCCGCTCCCTGGGCGGCTCGGGCATCACCCTGATG GTCGCCTGCATCTCTCCATCCTCACGCTGCCTCTCAGAGACACTGAGTACACTGCACTATGCCAGCCGGGCTGGGATGGTCACCACCAGACCCCTGGCCAACAGG GTGTCCcgggagaagctgctgcaaacCTTGGAGGAAGAAATCCATGCCCTAAAGCTGGAAAACCTCTCCCTGCGCCAgcagctgtgcctgcccagggTGCCAGTGAGGAGCACAGAGGTCCCAGGGAACCCTCCAAAAGCTTGcctgagctggggaggcaggTACGGCCCCGCAGGGCTGCATCACCTCCCTCTTGAAAGGCAGCTCCCTTCGGAGGGAACACCAGCCTGGCCCAGCCTTTACGGTCTCCTGCGGGATTTCGTGGTGGAGAATGAGCACATGAG gcagccctggtTGTCCCCAGACCCCAGTGGTGACATCCCAGATGGCCCTTCCCACAGAGCCACCCGCAGCTCCTGTGAcagccagcccctgctccgGAGTGCCCAcgccccccaaatcccccctggCCACTCCACAAGGCTCCAACAGACCAACACAACGTCTGCCTCCATCCCCCGGCTGCCG AAGCTGCCTCCTGCCTCCGGCCgctccagctgcccagggtgCCCACAGTGCTGTCCTGGGCCAGCTGATGCCACCGTGTCCCAG CTGGCTTCCCCCGAGGGAAATGCTGGTGTTCTGCCCCTCAGACAGGaggacacagctctgcctggctcccATCAGCTCCACAGGCACCCCCAGCCACACCAGGGAAAGCG GAGCCAGGGCAGAAGCAGGAGCTTGTCTCAGCAGCACCCACTCCCTCGGGAGCTCCCAGGCCCAGAGCGCGGTCCCAGCCCTGAGGGAAGGGTCATCCCTTCGGCACCACCATGGCCAGGATTGCCAGAGACCAGAG ctgccgGCACTGTCCCTCTCCTCCAGTGGGAAGAGGCACTGGACTGGCTGGCAGAGCAGATCTGA
- the LOC135425265 gene encoding kinesin-like protein KIF12 isoform X1, translating to MTAAPPTPAPGVPAGRTPSWEAPTTPLPSAPHRSPGEEREGPVEGRETRLRVVLRVRPLTCTETRRGDRRVVHSLGDGAVHVSAAKHDATFGFSAVFDASASQEAVFEGSGMRQLVELAIDGFSCTVFAFGQTGSGKTYTLMGPLTQSETQPASPALLGLMQRSFACLLEQSRSRGSDLALSASYLEIYNEQVRDLLSPGPPCALPLRWSKTRGFYVENQLSVDFESLEAIVSLLLQGSQRRRTSAHALNRHSSRSHALLTIHIRSRAPSTCPSKQGTLCFVDLAGSERVKETGSSGELSVEANSINRSLLALGHCISLLAKPRGKWTHIPYRDSKLTRLLARSLGGSGITLMVACISPSSRCLSETLSTLHYASRAGMVTTRPLANRVSREKLLQTLEEEIHALKLENLSLRQQLCLPRVPVRSTEVPGNPPKACLSWGGRYGPAGLHHLPLERQLPSEGTPAWPSLYGLLRDFVVENEHMRQPWLSPDPSGDIPDGPSHRATRSSCDSQPLLRSAHAPQIPPGHSTRLQQTNTTSASIPRLPKLPPASGRSSCPGCPQCCPGPADATVSQVLPVPPMPQLASPEGNAGVLPLRQEDTALPGSHQLHRHPQPHQGKRSQGRSRSLSQQHPLPRELPGPERGPSPEGRVIPSAPPWPGLPETRAAGTVPLLQWEEALDWLAEQI from the exons ATGACCGCGGCTCCCCCTACCCCAGCCCCCGGGGTGCCGGCCGGCAGAACCCCCAGCTGGGAGGCACCCACCACCCCACTACCTTCTGCTCCCCACAGGAGTCCCGGAGAGGAGCGGGAGGGCCCCGTGGAGGGCAGAGAGACGCGGCTGAGGGTGGTGCTAAG GGTCCGACCACTGACCTGTACGGAGACACGGCGAGGTGACCGGCGGGTTGTGCATAGCCTCGGTGACGGTGCGGTCCAC GTGAGCGCGGCCAAGCACGATGCCACCTTTGGGTTCAGCGCCGTGTTCGACGCCAGCGCCTCACAGGAGGCTGTGTTCGAAGGCAGCGGGATGAGGCAGCTGGTGGAGCTGGCGATAGATGG CTTCTCCTGCACCGTATTTGCCTTCGGGCAGACAGGTTCGGGGAAGACCTACACCCTGATGGGACCCCTCACCCAG AGTGAGACCCAGCCGGCGTCTCCGGCCCTGCTGGGGCTGATGCAGAGGTCCTTCGCCTGCCTCCTGGAGCAGAGCCGGAGCCGTGGCTCAGACCTGGCTCTCAGTGCTTCCTACCTCGAGATCTACAACGAGCAG GTCCGGGACCTGCTGAGCCCGGGGCCGCCGTGCGCTCTGCCCCTGCGGTGGAGCAAAACCCGCGGCTTCTACGTGGAGAACCAGCTCAGCGTGGACTTCGAGAGCCTGGAGGCCATTGTCAGCCTGCTCCTGCAAG GATCCCAGAGGCGACGAACCTCAGCGCATGCCCTCAACAGGCACTCGAGCCGCAGCCATGCTCTTCTGACCATCCACATCCGCAGCCGGGCT cccagcacctgcCCCAGCAAGCAGGGCACACTCTGCTTCGTGGACCTGGCCGGCAGCGAGCGGGTGAAGGAGACCGGCTCCAGCGGGGAGCTCTCTGTGGAGGCCAACAGCATCAACCGCAGCCTCCTGGCACTGG GACATTGCATCTCTCTGTTGGCCAAGCCCCGAGGGAAGTGGACACACATCCCATACCGGGACAGCAAGCTCACCCGGCTGCTGGCCCGCTCCCTGGGCGGCTCGGGCATCACCCTGATG GTCGCCTGCATCTCTCCATCCTCACGCTGCCTCTCAGAGACACTGAGTACACTGCACTATGCCAGCCGGGCTGGGATGGTCACCACCAGACCCCTGGCCAACAGG GTGTCCcgggagaagctgctgcaaacCTTGGAGGAAGAAATCCATGCCCTAAAGCTGGAAAACCTCTCCCTGCGCCAgcagctgtgcctgcccagggTGCCAGTGAGGAGCACAGAGGTCCCAGGGAACCCTCCAAAAGCTTGcctgagctggggaggcaggTACGGCCCCGCAGGGCTGCATCACCTCCCTCTTGAAAGGCAGCTCCCTTCGGAGGGAACACCAGCCTGGCCCAGCCTTTACGGTCTCCTGCGGGATTTCGTGGTGGAGAATGAGCACATGAG gcagccctggtTGTCCCCAGACCCCAGTGGTGACATCCCAGATGGCCCTTCCCACAGAGCCACCCGCAGCTCCTGTGAcagccagcccctgctccgGAGTGCCCAcgccccccaaatcccccctggCCACTCCACAAGGCTCCAACAGACCAACACAACGTCTGCCTCCATCCCCCGGCTGCCG AAGCTGCCTCCTGCCTCCGGCCgctccagctgcccagggtgCCCACAGTGCTGTCCTGGGCCAGCTGATGCCACCGTGTCCCAG gtactgccagtgccccccatgCCACAGCTGGCTTCCCCCGAGGGAAATGCTGGTGTTCTGCCCCTCAGACAGGaggacacagctctgcctggctcccATCAGCTCCACAGGCACCCCCAGCCACACCAGGGAAAGCG GAGCCAGGGCAGAAGCAGGAGCTTGTCTCAGCAGCACCCACTCCCTCGGGAGCTCCCAGGCCCAGAGCGCGGTCCCAGCCCTGAGGGAAGGGTCATCCCTTCGGCACCACCATGGCCAGGATTGCCAGAGACCAGAG ctgccgGCACTGTCCCTCTCCTCCAGTGGGAAGAGGCACTGGACTGGCTGGCAGAGCAGATCTGA
- the VTN gene encoding vitronectin — protein sequence MRLLFPALALALLVTTRAAEDSCEGRCDDGFDAQRKCQCDSLCMYYQSCCSDYSTVCKAKVTRGDVFALPEDDYILDYNLTVDFGTEEPPKADPTELPTFPSPVETTPESNPGPEETELPVDVVPTTDGFGEQDPVDEPEELCSGKRFDAFTDLKNGSLYAFRGKYFYELDKTSVRPGYPKLISDVWGIEGPIDAAFTRINCQGKTYLFKGTQYWRFDDGALDPGYPRDISEGFEGIPNNVDAAFALPAHSFHGNERVYFFKGKYYWSYDFAQQPTQADCEKSSPSTVFKHYAFMNRDSWEDVFQILFGSRMTGASGPRHISRDWRGVPSPLDAAMAGRIYVASQQPRRRKSRRQRKRYNSQRSLNLGLWGWLQNDSDSAGVESDGLSGSKCETLQSVYFFVGDKYYRVNLRTKRVDLVQPRYPRSIAQYWLDCPQPGEEST from the exons ATGaggctgctcttccctgccctggcactggcCCTGCTCGTCACCACCCGTGCTGCTGAAG ACTCCTGCGAGGGCCGCTGCGATGACGGCTTCGACGCACAGCGCAAGTGCCAGTGCGACAGCCTCTGCATGTACtaccagagctgctgcagcgaCTACTCCACCGTCTGCAAGGCCAAAG TGACCCGGGGAGACGTCTTTGCCTTGCCGGAGGATGACTACATCCTCGACTACAACCTCACTGTCGACTTCGGCACGGAAGAGCCCCCTAAGGCAGACCCCACGGAACTGCCCACATTCCCATCACCAGTGGAGACCACACCGGAGAGCAATCCAGGCCCTGAGGAGACAGAGCTGCCTGTGGACGTGGTGCCCACAACAGATGGGTTCGGAGAGCAGGATCCCGTGGACGAGCCTGAGGAGCTGTGCAGTGGGAAACGTTTTGATGCCTTCACTGACCTGAAGAACGGTTCCCTTTATGCTTTCCGAG ggaagtaCTTCTATGAGCTGGACAAGACGAGCGTGCGGCCTGGCTACCCCAAGCTGATCAGCGATGTCTGGGGCATCGAGGGCCCCATCGACGCAGCCTTCACACGCATCAACTGCCAGGGCAAGACTTACCTCTTCAAG GGCACCCAGTACTGGCGCTTTGATGATGGAGCCCTGGACCCTGGGTACCCACGTGACATCTCCGAGGGCTTTGAGGGCATCCCGAACAACGTCGATGCAGCCTTTGCTCTCCCTGCACACAGCTTCCATGGCAATGAGAGAGTCTACTTCTTCAAGG GCAAGTACTACTGGTCCTATGACTTCGCCCAGCAGCCCACGCAGGCCGACTGCGAGAAGTCCTCCCCCTCCACTGTGTTTAAACACTACGCCTTCATGAACCGGGACAGCTGGGAGGATGTTTTCCAGATCCTCTTTGGCAGCAGGATGA CTGGGGCGAGTGGCCCACGACACATCAGCAGGGACTGGCGGGGGGTGCCCAGCCCGCTGGATGCTGCCATGGCCGGCAGGATCTACGTGGCCTCCCAGCAGCCCCGGAGGAGGAAGTCTCGCCGCCAGCGCAAGAGGTACAACAGCCAGCGGTCCCTGAATTTGGGACTGTGGGGCTGGCTGCAAAACGACTCTGACTCCGCGGGTGTCGAAAGCGATGGGCTGTCAGGCTCCAAGTGCGAGACGCTCCAGAGTGTCTACTTCTTTGTAGGAG ACAAGTACTACCGTGTCAACCTGCGCACCAAGCGCGTGGACCTGGTGCAGCCGCGCTATCCCCGCTCCATCGCCCAGTACTGGCTGGACTGCCCGCAGCCCGGGGAGGAGAGCACCTGA
- the SARM1 gene encoding NAD(+) hydrolase SARM1, with the protein MLALLLSLHTLGRSLAMASAERLTVPECVSRAGGWAGGGSAREHRGVSPGVGTEVREALERVLPALRRAIAQATQATTPEGLRAAISEVFRLVEEAWGMPALGRDVAKVLCDVIRLEGGLDLLLNLLYTAELETKCQAGKLLEQILVAENRDRIARIGLGVILNLAKERDVPQLVQSVSGILEHMFKHTEETCFQLISDGGLDAILYWCRWTDPIVLRHCAMALANCAMYGGQANQRLMIEKRAAEWLFPLVFSKDDELIRLHACLAITVLATNKEIEKEVERSGTLALVEPFIASLDPEQFACEMLGSSDNIQGRTAEDLQRLVPLLDSSRLEAQCIAAFYLCTEATIKTRQKKTQIFSEIGATQSLKRIVCYSTSSTTSSLAKKVLRMIGEEVPRRILPTVPNWKSCEVQTWLQQIGFNKYCQRFLDHQVDGDILLRLTEKELQEDLGMDSSITRKRFFRELTELKTFANYSTCDRSNLADWLGGIDPKFRQYTYNLLTCGINRNFLHRVTEQQLQEDCHIDTGFHRVRILTAARETLHSPITLQTTSNGTDVFISYRRSTGSQLASLLKVHLQLHGFSVFIDVEKLEAGKFEDKLIQSVMSARNFVLVLSPNALDKCMEDPECKDWVHKEIVTALNSGKNIVPVTDHFEWPDPETLPKDMRAVLKFNGIKWSHEYQEATIDKIIRFLQGRSSRDSSAGSENGLDCLLSVGQS; encoded by the exons ATGCTcgccctgctcctctccctgcacacCCTGGGCCGGTCCCTGGCCATGGCGAGCGCGGAGCGGCTGACGGTGCCCGAGTGTGTGAGCCGGGCGGGCGGCTGGGCGGGCGGGGGCAGCGCCCGGGAGCACCGGGGGGTCTCCCCAGGGGTGGGCACCGAGGTGCGGGAGGCGCTGGAGCGGGTCCTGCCCGCTTTGCGCCGGGCCATCGCCCAAGCCACGCAGGCGACCACCCCCGAGGGGCTGCGGGCGGCCATCAGCGAGGTGTTCCGCCTGGTGGAGGAGGCCTGGGGGATGCCCGCGCTGGGGAGGGACGTGGCCAAGGTGCTGTGCGATGTGATCCGCCTGGAGGGGGGCCTGGACCTGCTGCTCAACCTGCTGTACACCGCCGAGCTGGAGACCAAGTgccaggcaggaaaactccTGGAGCAGATCCTGGTGGCAGAAAACAG GGATCGGATTGCTCGGATCGGCCTGGGCGTGATTCTGAACTTAGCCAAGGAGCGAGATGTTCCCCAGCTGGTGCAGAGCGTCTCTGGGATCCTGGAGCACATGTTCAAACACACTGAGGAGACCTGTTTCCAGCTCATCTCTGACGGAGGCCTGGATGCCATCCTGTACTGGTGCCGCTGGACGGACCCCATCGTGCTGCGGCACTGCGCCATGGCCTTGGCCAACTGTGCCATGTACGGAGGGCAGGCCAACCAGCGCCTGATGATCGAGAAGAGGGCAGCAGAATGGCTCTTCCCTCTGGTGTTCTCAAAGGATGACGAACTCATCCGGCTGCACGCGTGCCTGGCCATCACGGTGCTGGCCACCAACAAGGAAATTGAGAAGGAGGTGGAGCGCTCGGGGACTCTGGCTCTGGTGGAGCCGTTCATCGCCTCGCTGGACCCAGAGCAGTTCGCCTGCGAGATGCTGGGCAGCAGTGACAACATCCAGGGGCGGACGGCGGAGGACCTGCAGCGGCTCGTGCCCCTGCTGGACAGCTCGCGGCTGGAAGCCCAGTGCATCGCTGCCTTCTACCTCTGCACCGAGGCCACCATCAAAACCaggcagaagaaaacacag ATTTTCAGTGAGATCGGGGCTACGCAGAGCCTGAAGAGGATAGTGTGCTActccaccagcagcaccacctCCTCCCTGGCCAAAAAGGTGCTGCGCATGATAGGGGAAGAGGTTCCTCGGCGCATCCTGCCCACGGTTCCCAACTGGAAGTCCTGCGAGGTGCAGACGTGGCTGCAGCAGATCGGATTCAACAAATACTGCCAGAGATTTCTG GATCACCAGGTGGATGGGGACATTCTGCTGAGGCTGACAGAGAAGGAGCTGCAAGAGGATTTGGGGATGGACTCCAGCATCACTCGGAAAAG GTTTTTCCGGgagctgacagagctcaagacCTTCGCAAACTATTCCACCTGCGACCGCAGCAACCTGGCCGACTGGCTGGGCGGCATCGACCCCAAATTCCGGCAGTACACCTACAACCTGCTCACCTGCGGCATCAACCGCAACTTCCTGCACCGGGTGacggagcagcagctgcaggaggactgTCACATCGACACGGGCTTCCACCGCGTCCGCATCCTCACCGCGGCCAGGG AAACGCTTCACTCCCCTATAACGCTGCAAACCACGTCCAACGGGACCGATGTGTTCATCAGCTACCGGAGGAGCACCGGGTCACAGCTGGCCAG CCTGCTGAAGGTCCACCTGCAGCTGCACGGTTTCAGCGTGTTCATTGACGTGGAGAAGCTGGAGGCAGGGAAATTTGAGGACAAGCTGATCCAGAGCGTCATGAGCGCCCGCAATTTTGTGCTGGTCCTCTCACCAAATGCACTGGATAAATGCATGGAAGACCCTGAGTGTAAGGACTGGGTACACAAG GAGATTGTGACAGCCTTGAACTCTGGAAAGAACATTGTACCTGTTACAGATCATTTTGAGTGGCCAGACCCAGAAACACTTCCCAAGGACATGAGGGCTGTCCTGAAATTTAATGGTATCAA GTGGTCCCATGAGTACCAGGAGGCCACGATCGACAAAATCATTCGCTTTCTCCAGGGCCGCTCCTCCCGGGACTCCTCGGCTGGGTCAGAGAATGGGCTGGACTGCTTGCTCTCCGTGGGACAGAGCTAg